CTCTATTGAATGGAGTTTTGTGCTTCAAATGCTAAGGGCTCTTAATTTTCCTTCTCACTTTATTCATCTTGTGATGCAATGTGTGACCACTACTACTTACACTATAGCACTTAATGGGAATACTCATGGATTTTTCAAAGGGGCTCGTGGGTTAAGGCAATGTGACCCCTTGTCTCCTTTATTATTCACCTTATGCATGGAGTATTTGAGCAGATTGTTAGAGGTAGTTTGTAATGGTCCAAGCTTCACTTATCACCCTTTATGCCATAAACTCAAGTTATCCCacttgatgtttgctgatgacctaCTTCTATTTTGCAAAGGGAATTTGGCTTCAGTTTGTACTTTGGCTGAGACTTTTGATTGTTTCACTAGGGCTAGTGGTTTGCATATTAATACTGACAAGACTGACATAGTCCTCAATGGGGTTCATTCTGATGTGGAGCAGGCTATCTTGAGTAGGACTGGTTTCATTAAGGGAAAGTTTCCCTTTAAGTATTTGGAAGTCAATATTTCTCATAGGAAACTGTCTAAACTGGACTGCTCTTTGCTGGTGGAGAAGATGGTTAAGAGGATTAAGGGGTGGAATAAGAGGAAAATCTCTTATACTGGTAGGTTGATCTTGGTCAAATCTGTATTAGCTACCTTGCATAACTATTGGGCACAAATCTTTGTGCTTCCTGCAGGAGTGATGGCAGGATTCAAGCCTTGTGCAGGAACTTCTTGTGGGAAGGCTCTGACAGTTATTCTAAGGCTCCCCTCGTCTCTTGGAAGATTGTCTGCTCACCCACTCTTGCTGGTGGGTTGGGTATCATCGATAGCAGAATCTGGAACTTAGCAGCTGTGGGTAAGTTAGTTTGGTGGATAGCTTCTAAGAAGGACCTCCTTTGGATTAAGTGGATTGACAAAGTCTATTTGAAAGGCCGGGACTGGTTTGAATACCAACCTAGTCCTAATAGTTCCTGGGCCTGGAGGCAAATCTGTATGGTCAAGGAGAAAATGGCAGCTGGTTATAGCAATGGCAAATGGCAGGATAATGATGGACATTACAATATTGCGGATGGATACAAGTGGCTCAGGCAGGATCATGCCCCCAAAGTGGCCTGGTATAACATTGTTTGGAGTAGACTCAATACTCCAAAGCATATGTTTAATGCTTGGCTCATCAGACATGGGAGATTACTTACTTTGGATAGGTTGCATAAGATGGGCATCACTTCTCAAAGAACTTGTTTTTTGTGTGGCTATCAGGATGAGAACCATGATCACTTATTCAGTAGCTGCACTTTTACCTGTCGCTGTTATGCAAGTTTTCAAATCTGGCTTGGCTTACCAAGTAATGGTGTTGTCTTGGCTGAGAGGATGTTGAAGATTAGGAGCTGCTCTGGTTTTCTGAGGAAACTGTTATGCTCTCTGGTGATTGCTTTACACTACCATATTTGGCATGCTCGGAACTTATGTCGTGTGGAGCAGAAAGTTTTACATCCAAAAGCTATCATTCAAGCAGTTAGAGAGGACGGGAGGTTGgctataattaaatataattactgtCAGATGTCGTTGTGTGATAGAGAATGGTGTAGAGTGAAAGGTTTAATGTAATGTCTTAGCATTGCTTGTCTATTCCTGCTCATGTAAGCTTCAGAACTGGTGTGTTGTATTTGGTGCTTTTTTCCCTTTGGGAAATGATTAATATTACTTacatttccaccaaaaaaaaaatagttaattAACACGTAAACTAATAtctaagtcaaggcaaaacggaAGTTTAGAGACATaagtcaaccaggaacaggcgcagcagagctgcgtcccttggaagaggcgcatcagacgttgcgtctgttccttggctcggttctggctgtgaagccggaattgcaagccgttaatgttaattggtgattttaatgatcgttTAATATactgactcggatggaagtgattatcaggttatttacttATGAATTgggggtcatgaaagcaataaaacatggatgagacggatgcgaacgaattaattacatggatgaaagattgtttaattaatgaattaaacaagctaattaggttaaacatgatgaattaatgatggactaatgatgaatatgataataaacatgTGAGAATGtaccaaaggtcgaattccagaaactcaatatgaacgaatcgaatttctacaacccgaattgaatttaatgacgaaaacccgcgcatattggattataagggatttaagtcggacttaatGATGATTTAAACGAGTTAATGACGataaattatatacatgtgaaattactaCGTTATTACGTCGAAGAATtaaagacaaaagaaaacaaaaaaaaagacgaattacagaggacgaaggaagaagaaaggaagcaggaactgcggtagcctcacgaagaggcgcagcaggtgctgcgtcccttcgaagaggcgcatcagttgttgcgtcctttctcgacggtcatcttctggtaatccgtaaaaagagttttaaagcatggttttataaatcggttttaataagtactttcgacataaaccttacatgagtgatacaaaaaataaaatacaataaataaagaaggattatacaccctcagacttacatgtttgacgaaacgagatgaactaagtttacgatttagtgatgctcgactcgaatgtaacgaaagtgacctcgtaagaggaaaacgattaagattaattaagttgattgattgtggagttggtcaaattggtcggtcatgcaaacgaggctggtactcagaaggatccgagcttacgtggtcgaatgttcaagcacgtagacgccaataagtaagaacgtggacttagaatgcaaagggagaagagaagggcggacactcgcgtgagaaatatgaggagctaaggctcctatttatactaatcacgtgaaggaatagagTTTtcagagagactttggaagtgaatctcgaaaagatatgaaaaagatacgaaaaatacgcagaaaaggacctgggaagaggcgcagcagtcactgcgtctcttggaagaggcgcagcacctgttgcgtctgttcccaagtggtttcctcctgcggaagaatgatttccgtgtttaggttatggaataacggaataaattggtttttcttaatattttgtgtgaatattacgggaaattgtttaccaaagactaaagattgtgaaatatttataaaaatatggaatagaaatatccggaacattccagaacattctgactcgggatttaacggttatcagaatatgaagacggttttaggcccggactccaaatgtactctaattactgccaaaacgaccgtatcggcgcgtagatgacaactaagaggtagacattaatgtttgagcaatcacttgacgacaaacttacgaactgtcacaaatcgttccgcgtaccaaacatgcggcccaatcatcaccgggtggtttgcgggaggtgcagaaatgaggtatctacaatatttACGATAAATAAATTTCTAGAAATCGAAAATATTCAAGCAACGGAATATACGGACACGGTCATACAATCTTATCTTGcactaatcaatcattgagaGATTAGACAGTTATAGAAGCTTAGGTGCccccaattaaaccaatttccaaccataaagtctcaaaacgtcctctagctaaaggttttgtcaaaatgtcagcccattgtttttcagtactacaaaattcaagtgttATATTCCCTTtgtcaacatggtctcgtatgaaatggtgtctaatttcaacaTGCTTAGTGTGCGAGTGCTGCGCGGAGTTTCtggaaataataatagcactcgtattatcacataaaataggaatacaacctacgttaataccataatcacataattgttgcttaagcaaTAATAATTGGGTACATACCAGTCCTactgcaatatattcggcttctgctgttgaaagggcaactgaattttgcttctttgaaccccaagttataatgcaaggtccaacaaatgtggcaacacctgacgtacttttcctgtctaaggaacatcctgcgtagtcggcatctgaatatctgtagatacctcatttctgcacctgccgcaaaccacccggtgatgattgggccgcatgtttggtacgcggaacgatttgtgacagttcataagtttatggtcaagtgatcactcaaacacctgtgtctacctcttaattgtcatctacgtgccgatacggtcgttttggcagtaattagagtatatttggagtccgggcctaaaaccgtcttccttttctgataaccattaaaatgccgagtcagaatgttctggaatattccggatatttctattccatattttacaatcttttaatctttggtaaacaatttcccgtaatattcacacaaaatattaaggaaaaccaaattattccgttattccataaactaaacacgaaaaactttcttccgcaagaggaaaccacctggga
This sequence is a window from Silene latifolia isolate original U9 population chromosome 8, ASM4854445v1, whole genome shotgun sequence. Protein-coding genes within it:
- the LOC141595135 gene encoding uncharacterized protein LOC141595135, coding for MAAGYSNGKWQDNDGHYNIADGYKWLRQDHAPKVAWYNIVWSRLNTPKHMFNAWLIRHGRLLTLDRLHKMGITSQRTCFLCGYQDENHDHLFSSCTFTCRCYASFQIWLGLPSNGVVLAERMLKIRSCSGFLRKLLCSLVIALHYHIWHARNLCRVEQKVLHPKAIIQAVREDGRLAIIKYNYCQMSLCDREWCRVKGLM